The following coding sequences are from one Pseudonocardia sp. HH130630-07 window:
- a CDS encoding EamA family transporter, which produces MYVGAALAVGLFDRVAPAAVAELRLIGAVLVLLAWHRPGRAAWRGVRLARAALFGLATALMNVAYYEAIARLPLGTTVAIEFVGPVLVAAVASRRFRDFGAVGLAALGVLLIADVRWAGSPEGVLWALGAAAMWAAYVLLGKRVASAGSGIDDLATGFTVAAVVLLPLLLLGGPDAPAAFALANLAPLADPGVIALSVGLGVLSSVVPYVLDQVVLRRVGQARFAVLLALLPATATIVGLVLLAQLPGALEAVGILLVVAAVALRSKDGDEPVPDALPVAGPAGEPPRR; this is translated from the coding sequence ATGTACGTCGGCGCAGCACTCGCCGTCGGCCTGTTCGACCGTGTGGCACCGGCCGCGGTCGCCGAGCTGCGGCTGATCGGCGCGGTCCTGGTGCTGCTCGCGTGGCACCGCCCCGGTCGGGCCGCGTGGCGCGGCGTCCGGCTGGCCCGGGCAGCGCTGTTCGGACTGGCCACGGCCCTGATGAACGTCGCGTACTACGAGGCGATCGCCCGCCTGCCGCTGGGCACCACCGTGGCCATCGAGTTCGTCGGCCCGGTGCTCGTCGCCGCCGTGGCGTCCCGCCGGTTCCGGGACTTCGGGGCCGTCGGGCTGGCCGCGCTCGGTGTCCTGCTGATCGCCGACGTCCGCTGGGCCGGCAGCCCGGAGGGCGTCCTGTGGGCGCTGGGGGCGGCCGCGATGTGGGCCGCCTACGTCCTGCTGGGCAAGCGGGTCGCCAGCGCGGGCAGCGGGATCGACGACCTGGCCACCGGGTTCACCGTCGCCGCCGTCGTGCTGCTCCCGCTGCTGCTGCTCGGCGGGCCGGACGCGCCGGCGGCGTTCGCGCTCGCGAACCTCGCACCGCTCGCCGATCCGGGGGTGATCGCCCTGTCCGTCGGGCTGGGTGTGCTCTCCTCGGTCGTGCCCTACGTGCTCGACCAGGTCGTGCTGCGCCGGGTCGGCCAGGCCCGGTTCGCCGTGCTGCTGGCCCTGCTCCCCGCGACGGCGACCATCGTCGGCCTGGTGCTGCTCGCGCAGCTGCCCGGGGCGCTGGAGGCCGTCGGCATCCTGCTCGTGGTCGCCGCCGTCGCCCTGCGGTCCAAGGACGGCGACGAGCCCGTACCCGACGCGCTGCCGGTCGCCGGCCCCGCCGGGGAGCCACCACGCCGCTGA
- a CDS encoding DUF3039 domain-containing protein codes for MSTTTLPEVDTRPEGTESTGDDTPDMFHYVQKSKIAESAVLGNMVVALCGETFPVTKSPKPGSPVCPQCKEIFEGLPKGGDDDA; via the coding sequence ATGTCCACGACGACACTCCCCGAGGTCGACACGCGGCCGGAGGGCACCGAGAGCACCGGCGACGACACGCCGGACATGTTCCACTACGTCCAGAAGTCCAAGATCGCCGAGAGCGCGGTGCTGGGCAACATGGTGGTGGCACTGTGCGGTGAGACCTTCCCGGTCACCAAGTCCCCCAAGCCCGGATCCCCGGTCTGCCCGCAGTGCAAGGAGATCTTCGAGGGTCTTCCCAAGGGCGGCGACGACGACGCCTGA
- a CDS encoding class I SAM-dependent methyltransferase has protein sequence MSTVTVPPAAASGAGAFLHEFLRDPLRTASFLPSSPALARAATAPVPHTGDPVVVELGAGTGALTGVIADRLGGRGHHMAVELNPRLAGLLQRAHPDVDVVVADAARLPDLLAERNIGAADVVVSGLPWAAYPARGPRLTDVIAGSLHPAGALTQFGYTCTRALPPARRLRNRLAEAFEEVVVGRSVLANLPPAFVLTARRPRQVP, from the coding sequence ATGAGCACCGTCACCGTCCCGCCCGCGGCAGCGTCCGGCGCGGGCGCCTTCCTGCACGAGTTCCTGCGCGACCCGTTGCGCACCGCGTCCTTCCTGCCCAGCTCCCCGGCGCTGGCCCGGGCCGCCACCGCCCCGGTGCCGCACACCGGGGACCCGGTGGTGGTGGAGCTGGGCGCCGGGACCGGGGCGCTCACCGGGGTGATCGCCGACCGGCTGGGCGGGCGCGGGCACCACATGGCCGTCGAGCTGAACCCGCGGCTGGCCGGGCTGCTGCAGCGCGCCCACCCGGACGTCGACGTCGTGGTGGCCGATGCGGCGCGACTGCCGGACCTGCTGGCCGAACGGAACATCGGCGCCGCGGACGTCGTCGTGTCCGGCCTGCCCTGGGCCGCCTACCCGGCCCGCGGGCCCCGGCTGACCGACGTGATCGCCGGTTCGCTGCACCCGGCCGGCGCGCTCACCCAGTTCGGGTACACCTGCACGAGGGCCCTGCCGCCGGCGCGGCGGCTGCGGAACCGGCTGGCGGAGGCGTTCGAGGAGGTGGTCGTCGGCCGCTCGGTGCTGGCGAACCTGCCGCCGGCGTTCGTCCTGACCGCCCGCCGGCCCCGGCAGGTGCCCTGA
- a CDS encoding DUF3099 domain-containing protein, producing the protein MSEQRREESVLITDAQMSYEEELAIRKRRYKVTMGLRIPCMLLAGLCYQIPWLAVTLLAISVPLPWIAVLIANDRLPRKAETPNRYRHAHREIESRPHQVIDPGDGDEQRTADDAHDGTGTAGPGDRPG; encoded by the coding sequence GTGTCGGAGCAGCGCCGCGAGGAATCCGTCCTCATCACGGACGCACAGATGTCCTACGAGGAGGAGCTGGCGATCCGCAAGCGCCGCTACAAGGTCACGATGGGCCTCCGGATCCCCTGCATGCTGCTGGCCGGGCTCTGCTACCAGATCCCGTGGCTCGCGGTGACCCTGCTGGCCATCTCGGTCCCGCTGCCCTGGATCGCGGTACTCATCGCCAACGACCGGCTCCCGCGCAAGGCGGAGACCCCGAACCGCTACCGGCACGCCCACCGGGAGATCGAGTCGCGCCCGCACCAGGTCATCGACCCGGGCGACGGGGACGAGCAGCGGACCGCGGACGACGCCCACGACGGGACCGGAACCGCCGGCCCGGGTGACCGGCCGGGCTGA
- a CDS encoding choline dehydrogenase — MARYDVVIVGGGSAGAVLANRLSADPARSVLVLEAGQPDHRWDPVIRMPAALSHAWGNPRYDWCYSTEPEQGLDGRRIAVPRGKVLGGSSSINGMVYQRGNPGDYDRWAEGPGLSEWSSAHTLPYFRRLERRLSEHRIALDADGAGPQLLERAPAVGTLNDAFLIAAGQAGHAVLDSTNGRRQEGFSRTERTIFRGRRYSATDAYLHPVSASRPNLRVRTGVAVRELRYDARGTRVTGVRYRSADGLTHDVDAGETILCAGAIATPQLLQVSGIGDPAHLASLGVEVRAELPGVGANLQDHLAIHLQHSCLRPVSLSTHRRVHRLPGAAARWLVSGTGIGASNHFEIGGFGSTSQAAGIPDVMMLFAPVAMRFAPDVRPAGHGFEMHVSVMRSEARGTVQAVSRDIAVPPRLRMNYLASGSDRRRWTEAIGLAREILTQPAFAGLDGGETFPGPGVRTDEQVLEWVSRRAQNGLHPTSTARMGTDQGAVVDPATMRVHGMAGLRVVDASVFPDVPNSNTYAPVIMVAERAADLVLGATPLAPEPPRPAYRLPRPGTRATDGLVRAVDA; from the coding sequence ATGGCGCGGTACGACGTCGTCATCGTCGGCGGAGGCTCCGCCGGTGCGGTGCTGGCCAACCGGCTCAGCGCGGACCCGGCCCGCTCGGTGCTGGTCCTGGAGGCCGGGCAGCCCGACCACCGCTGGGACCCGGTGATCCGGATGCCGGCCGCCCTGTCGCACGCCTGGGGCAACCCCCGCTACGACTGGTGCTACTCGACCGAGCCCGAGCAGGGCCTCGACGGCCGGCGCATCGCCGTGCCGCGCGGGAAGGTCCTGGGCGGCAGCAGCAGCATCAACGGGATGGTCTACCAGCGCGGCAACCCCGGCGACTACGACCGGTGGGCCGAGGGCCCCGGTCTGTCGGAGTGGAGCTCGGCGCACACCCTGCCCTACTTCCGGCGGCTCGAGCGGCGGCTGTCCGAGCACCGCATCGCGCTCGACGCCGACGGGGCCGGCCCGCAGCTGCTGGAGCGGGCACCCGCCGTCGGCACGCTGAACGACGCGTTCCTGATCGCCGCGGGCCAGGCCGGCCACGCGGTGCTCGACAGCACCAACGGCCGGCGCCAGGAGGGTTTCTCCCGGACCGAGCGGACCATCTTCCGCGGCCGCCGCTACTCGGCGACCGACGCCTACCTGCACCCGGTCTCGGCGTCGCGGCCGAACCTGCGCGTGCGCACCGGGGTGGCGGTCCGCGAGCTGCGCTACGACGCCCGCGGCACCCGGGTGACCGGCGTCCGGTACCGGTCGGCGGACGGCCTCACCCACGACGTCGACGCCGGCGAGACCATCCTGTGCGCCGGCGCGATCGCCACGCCGCAGCTGCTGCAGGTCTCCGGGATCGGTGACCCCGCGCACCTCGCGTCGCTGGGCGTCGAGGTCCGGGCCGAGCTGCCGGGTGTGGGTGCGAACCTGCAGGACCACCTGGCGATCCACCTGCAGCACTCCTGCCTGCGCCCGGTCTCGCTGTCCACCCACCGGCGGGTGCACCGGCTGCCCGGTGCCGCCGCGCGCTGGCTGGTCTCGGGGACCGGGATCGGCGCCAGCAACCACTTCGAGATCGGCGGCTTCGGCTCGACCTCGCAGGCCGCGGGCATCCCGGACGTCATGATGCTGTTCGCCCCGGTCGCCATGCGGTTCGCACCGGACGTGCGACCGGCCGGGCACGGGTTCGAGATGCACGTCAGCGTGATGCGGTCGGAGGCCCGGGGCACCGTGCAGGCCGTGTCCCGCGACATCGCCGTGCCGCCCCGGCTGCGGATGAACTACCTGGCCTCCGGGAGCGACCGCAGGCGCTGGACCGAGGCGATCGGGCTCGCCAGGGAGATCCTGACCCAGCCCGCGTTCGCCGGGCTCGACGGCGGGGAGACCTTCCCCGGTCCCGGGGTGCGCACCGACGAGCAGGTCCTCGAGTGGGTGTCGCGGCGGGCACAGAACGGCCTGCACCCGACGAGCACCGCGCGCATGGGCACCGACCAGGGCGCCGTCGTCGATCCCGCCACGATGCGGGTGCACGGGATGGCCGGGCTGCGGGTCGTGGACGCCTCGGTGTTCCCCGACGTCCCGAACTCCAACACCTACGCACCGGTCATCATGGTCGCGGAGCGCGCCGCCGATCTCGTGCTCGGCGCCACCCCGCTGGCACCGGAGCCGCCGCGGCCCGCCTACCGGCTCCCCCGGCCGGGAACGCGCGCGACCGACGGGCTGGTCCGGGCCGTCGACGCCTGA
- a CDS encoding alpha/beta hydrolase, producing MSEPTDGTSGGTAGSGSPALPAAGLRLAVALSARPLLVVRRGGAWLSGLGRVGFGRDAPGRALAVTAGALSGLLDDAASGPDHPLPAADAAVLRHTLAGLAGLLCGPAGAPTPPTDGPGHRRVPAGEASARVFTAPGADGPGVPFDTGARDAGAGPVRGRDVAAAPGAVVLRTPSFELLQYLPVTERVHAAPVLIVPPLRHRYWLADLAPGYSLVEHLLARGLQVFAVSRHPDGPADPAGQVTVAAEAVRACTRIAREPRVSLLGVHTGGRVAAALRDDLVAAGDGDRVVAVAHLPAVPDGPAADDGPDALPRPVDGAPRHRAERALRAWAADRLPGPSRPAAPEPDRAPGAGSGHDEYRVVPAGTADPLPDRCGRLVVAPGVRAGALVAAPELASAFRAGIPGPPEDRLAGAERIEGSWWDDLAGWLTVRSGELRDAPPELGGRRLPPLFPAPGTYLNTVAPGAGAEPSAPV from the coding sequence ATGAGCGAACCCACGGACGGCACGTCGGGCGGCACCGCGGGGAGCGGGTCGCCGGCCCTGCCCGCGGCCGGGCTGCGGCTCGCGGTGGCACTGTCCGCGCGCCCGCTGCTCGTGGTCCGCAGGGGCGGCGCGTGGCTCTCCGGGCTGGGCCGGGTCGGGTTCGGCCGGGACGCACCGGGACGGGCGCTCGCCGTCACCGCCGGGGCGCTGTCCGGTCTCCTCGACGACGCCGCGTCCGGACCGGACCATCCGCTGCCGGCGGCCGACGCCGCGGTCCTGCGGCACACCCTCGCGGGCCTGGCCGGGCTGCTCTGCGGCCCGGCCGGTGCCCCCACCCCGCCCACCGACGGTCCCGGGCACCGGCGGGTCCCCGCCGGGGAGGCGTCCGCACGGGTGTTCACCGCTCCGGGCGCCGACGGCCCCGGGGTCCCGTTCGACACCGGGGCCCGCGACGCCGGCGCCGGCCCGGTCCGCGGCCGCGACGTCGCCGCGGCGCCGGGCGCGGTCGTCCTGCGCACGCCGTCGTTCGAGCTGCTGCAGTACCTGCCGGTCACCGAGCGGGTGCACGCGGCGCCGGTGCTGATCGTCCCGCCGCTGCGGCACCGGTACTGGCTCGCCGACCTCGCCCCCGGGTACTCGCTGGTCGAGCACCTGCTCGCCAGGGGCCTGCAGGTCTTCGCGGTCTCCCGGCACCCGGACGGCCCGGCGGACCCGGCCGGCCAGGTCACCGTCGCCGCCGAGGCGGTGCGGGCCTGCACCCGGATCGCGCGCGAACCACGGGTGTCGCTGCTCGGCGTGCACACCGGCGGCCGGGTCGCGGCGGCCCTGCGCGACGACCTCGTGGCGGCGGGGGACGGCGACCGGGTCGTCGCGGTCGCCCACCTCCCCGCGGTTCCGGACGGGCCGGCAGCGGACGACGGGCCGGACGCGCTGCCCCGCCCGGTGGACGGCGCACCGCGGCACCGGGCCGAGCGGGCGCTCCGCGCCTGGGCCGCGGACCGCCTCCCCGGACCATCGCGTCCCGCGGCGCCGGAGCCGGACCGGGCACCCGGCGCCGGCAGCGGCCACGACGAGTACCGGGTCGTCCCGGCCGGTACCGCGGACCCGCTGCCCGACCGGTGCGGACGGCTGGTGGTCGCCCCGGGCGTCCGGGCCGGGGCGCTGGTCGCCGCTCCGGAGCTCGCCTCGGCGTTCCGGGCCGGCATCCCCGGCCCGCCGGAGGACCGGCTCGCCGGCGCCGAACGGATCGAGGGGTCCTGGTGGGACGATCTCGCCGGCTGGCTGACCGTCCGGTCCGGGGAGCTGCGGGACGCGCCACCGGAGCTCGGCGGCCGTCGGCTGCCCCCGCTGTTCCCGGCGCCCGGCACCTACCTGAACACCGTCGCCCCGGGCGCCGGTGCGGAGCCGTCCGCCCCGGTGTGA
- a CDS encoding DUF7455 domain-containing protein — MQPETLTRPELTLADRCDRCGAAAKVRAILPSGGELLFCNHHGRAHAEKLRASGVEVQGGE, encoded by the coding sequence ATGCAGCCCGAAACGCTGACCCGGCCCGAACTGACCCTCGCCGACCGCTGCGACCGTTGCGGTGCGGCGGCGAAGGTGCGCGCGATCCTGCCCTCCGGTGGGGAGCTCCTCTTCTGCAACCACCACGGGCGTGCCCACGCCGAGAAGCTGCGCGCGTCCGGCGTGGAGGTGCAGGGAGGCGAGTGA
- a CDS encoding alpha/beta fold hydrolase has protein sequence MTPTPPPQPAGSALEEHDVLVGGRTLRVVRRPASGPGARRTPLLLCNGIGAATDVLDPLVAALPADLDVIRFDPPGIGASPSPRVPYHLTWLAHRLGQVLTKLDVYEADVLGFSWGGMLAQQLAISRRRRVRRLVLAATGPGALMIPASPRVLAVMTSPRRHQDPAYVDAVASRIYGGTLRDHPERAAEALGAGHRRGPMRGYYYQLMALSGWTSLPLLPMITADTLVIAGDDDPIVPRGNATLLHRGIRRSRVHRYPGGHLELLLNPQPFADTVDAFLRS, from the coding sequence GTGACGCCCACCCCTCCGCCGCAGCCCGCCGGGTCCGCACTCGAGGAGCACGACGTGCTCGTCGGGGGCCGCACCCTGCGGGTCGTGCGCCGCCCCGCGAGCGGTCCCGGCGCCCGGCGCACCCCGCTGCTGCTGTGCAACGGCATCGGGGCCGCCACCGACGTCCTCGATCCGCTGGTCGCCGCGCTGCCGGCGGATCTCGACGTGATCCGGTTCGATCCGCCCGGCATCGGGGCCTCCCCGTCGCCGAGGGTGCCCTACCACCTGACCTGGCTGGCCCACCGGCTCGGCCAGGTGCTGACCAAGCTCGACGTGTACGAGGCCGACGTCCTGGGTTTCTCCTGGGGCGGGATGCTCGCCCAGCAGCTCGCGATCAGCCGCCGGCGGCGGGTCCGCAGGCTCGTCCTCGCCGCGACCGGGCCCGGGGCCCTGATGATCCCGGCGTCGCCACGGGTGCTGGCGGTGATGACCTCGCCACGCCGGCACCAGGACCCGGCCTACGTCGACGCGGTGGCCTCCCGGATCTACGGCGGCACCCTGCGCGACCACCCCGAGCGGGCGGCGGAGGCGCTCGGCGCCGGCCACCGCCGCGGTCCGATGCGCGGCTACTACTACCAGCTCATGGCCCTGTCCGGGTGGACGAGCCTGCCGCTGCTCCCGATGATCACCGCCGACACGCTGGTGATCGCCGGTGACGACGACCCGATCGTCCCGCGGGGCAACGCGACCCTGCTGCACCGCGGCATCCGCCGCTCGCGGGTGCACCGCTACCCGGGAGGGCACCTGGAGCTGCTCCTGAACCCACAGCCCTTCGCCGACACGGTGGACGCGTTCCTGCGCTCCTGA
- a CDS encoding DEAD/DEAH box helicase: MSQAQLVSPETRPLRAWQRSALARYLATAPRDFLAVATPGAGKTTFALRVAAELLRDRVIDAVTVVTPTEHLKYQWAEAGVAAGISIDPEFRNSAGGTSRDYHGIAITYAGVAAHPMLHRNRTENRRMLVILDEIHHAGDAKSWGDGVYEAFEPAVRRLALTGTPFRSDDSPIPFVEYVPDGEGAPRSRADHLYGYGEALADNVVRPVVFLAYSGVSNWRTSAGEEISARLGEPLTREQTAMAWRTALDPGGDWVPAVLAAADRRLQSHRDGGMPDAGGLVIASDQTTARSYAAILRRITGDQPAVVLSDEAGASERIGEFARSTERWMVAVRMVSEGVDVPRLAVGVYATSASTPLFFAQAIGRFVRSRRPGETASVFVPSVPVLLGLASELEAQRDHVLGKPQRPEEVWNDAELNAANRTEDEPGEQEKAFTSLGADAELDQLIYEGTTYSADEEDYLGLPGLLEPDQVRTLLSKRQADWIAKGSPRTGAQARATPATEPTPPPPSERGPVSVRERLQTLRKELNTLVALHNHKTRKPHGAIHNDLRKSCGGPPVAMATIEQLEERIATLRSWR; the protein is encoded by the coding sequence GTGTCGCAAGCCCAGCTCGTGTCGCCGGAGACCCGCCCGCTGCGCGCCTGGCAGCGCAGCGCCCTCGCCCGCTACCTGGCCACCGCACCGCGGGACTTCCTCGCGGTCGCGACGCCCGGCGCGGGCAAGACGACGTTCGCGCTGCGGGTCGCCGCGGAGCTGCTGCGCGACCGGGTGATCGACGCGGTGACGGTGGTCACGCCCACCGAGCACCTGAAGTACCAGTGGGCCGAGGCCGGGGTGGCCGCCGGGATCTCGATCGACCCGGAGTTCCGGAACTCCGCGGGCGGGACGTCCCGGGACTACCACGGCATCGCGATCACCTACGCCGGTGTCGCGGCGCACCCGATGCTGCACCGCAACCGCACCGAGAACCGGCGGATGCTGGTGATCCTGGACGAGATCCATCACGCCGGTGACGCGAAGAGCTGGGGCGACGGCGTCTACGAGGCGTTCGAGCCCGCCGTCCGGCGGCTGGCGCTCACCGGTACCCCGTTCCGGTCCGACGACAGCCCGATCCCGTTCGTGGAGTACGTCCCGGACGGTGAGGGCGCTCCGCGTTCGCGGGCCGACCACCTGTACGGCTACGGCGAGGCGCTCGCCGACAACGTCGTGCGGCCGGTCGTGTTCCTGGCCTACTCCGGCGTCTCGAACTGGCGGACCAGCGCCGGTGAGGAGATCTCGGCCCGGCTCGGCGAGCCGCTGACCCGCGAGCAGACCGCGATGGCCTGGCGGACCGCGCTCGACCCGGGCGGCGACTGGGTACCGGCGGTGCTGGCGGCGGCCGACCGGCGGCTGCAGAGCCACCGTGACGGCGGGATGCCCGACGCCGGCGGGCTGGTCATCGCCTCGGACCAGACCACGGCGCGCTCCTACGCCGCGATCCTGCGCCGGATCACCGGTGACCAGCCCGCGGTGGTGCTCTCCGACGAGGCGGGCGCCTCCGAGCGGATCGGCGAGTTCGCCCGCTCGACGGAGCGGTGGATGGTCGCGGTGCGGATGGTGTCCGAGGGCGTCGACGTGCCGCGGCTGGCGGTCGGGGTGTACGCGACGTCGGCGTCGACCCCGCTGTTCTTCGCCCAGGCCATCGGCCGGTTCGTCCGGTCGCGGCGGCCGGGGGAGACGGCGTCGGTGTTCGTCCCCAGCGTGCCGGTGCTGCTCGGCCTGGCCAGCGAGCTGGAGGCGCAGCGCGACCACGTCCTCGGCAAGCCGCAGCGCCCGGAGGAGGTCTGGAACGACGCGGAGCTCAACGCCGCGAACCGGACCGAGGACGAGCCGGGGGAGCAGGAGAAGGCGTTCACCTCGCTGGGCGCCGACGCCGAGCTGGACCAGCTGATCTACGAGGGCACCACGTACTCCGCCGACGAGGAGGACTACCTGGGGCTGCCCGGGCTGCTCGAGCCGGACCAGGTGCGGACGCTGCTGTCCAAGCGGCAGGCGGACTGGATCGCGAAGGGGTCCCCGCGCACCGGCGCCCAGGCCAGGGCGACGCCGGCGACCGAGCCGACCCCGCCCCCGCCGTCCGAGCGGGGGCCGGTCAGCGTCCGGGAGCGGTTGCAGACGCTGCGCAAGGAGCTGAACACCCTGGTGGCGCTGCACAACCACAAGACCCGCAAGCCGCACGGCGCAATCCACAACGACCTGCGCAAGTCGTGCGGGGGCCCGCCGGTGGCGATGGCGACGATCGAGCAGCTCGAGGAACGGATCGCGACCCTGCGTTCCTGGCGCTGA
- a CDS encoding helix-turn-helix domain-containing protein, whose product MTRRPVDHNAGVRGTRVPRTVDVDAALAALGAQIEASITDLESARERVRELQQMREDGLTWQEIVPREKRPLIVETITRALDGLGAVGGRFRREEAVALHAEGETISGIGRLFGVSRQRVSAYLQEHQQLEADAR is encoded by the coding sequence GTGACGAGGAGGCCGGTCGATCATAACGCCGGGGTACGCGGGACCCGCGTGCCCCGCACGGTGGACGTGGACGCCGCCCTGGCTGCGCTCGGTGCCCAGATCGAGGCCTCGATCACCGATCTGGAGTCCGCCCGGGAGCGGGTCCGCGAGCTCCAGCAGATGCGCGAGGACGGTCTGACCTGGCAGGAGATCGTGCCGCGGGAGAAGCGTCCCCTGATCGTGGAGACGATCACCCGTGCGCTGGACGGTCTCGGCGCCGTCGGCGGCCGCTTCCGCCGGGAGGAGGCGGTGGCACTGCACGCCGAGGGCGAGACGATCTCCGGCATCGGCAGGCTGTTCGGCGTGAGCAGGCAACGCGTGTCCGCATACCTGCAGGAACACCAGCAGCTGGAGGCGGACGCCCGCTAG